The DNA segment GCAATTCTTTAAAAAGGCATCCAGTGCAGGTTTGTCCGATTGGCTGAGTTGTTCATAAAATGTAGGAATGTTGACTTTTCCTTTTACGGTGAGTAAATGGTCCAGGATCAGTTCCAGTCCGATGTGTGCCAGAAAGAAAGGTTTTACAGGGCTATTTTCAAAGACCGGTAAAATGAGTTGTTTCAAAGCATTGGTTTCTGTTTTGAAGAATTCCGAAGAATGGAAAATCCGGTCTACTTCCAGGTGCCTTTCCCAGCCTTTGAGCATGGACAATTGATGTTTATCTGCTTCAAAAAGGTGTTTCTCTTTTAAAGGATAGAGGTTGCTGTCTTTCTGTGCATTTTTGATCAAATCGGGCAAAATGACGCCGATGACCATGTTTTCATCATGATTGTTTCGTTCGAAATAGAAATGGGATAGGAAGTTCATCGCTTTAAAAGTAGCTATTTTTGTTCAGTGCTTTTCCTATATTTGCGGCAAAAGGATATAATAATGACCAATTTTGTTGAAGAATTACGCTGGAGAGGCATGTTACAGGACATCATGCCTGGTACTGAAGAAAAATTAAATGAGGGAATGACGTCCGGGTATATTGGTTTTGATCCAACTGCAGATTCATTGCATGTGGGCCACCTGACCCAGATCATGACGCTTATTCATTTTCAACGTGCAGGACATAAGCCTTATGCTCTCGTAGGTGGCGCAACAGGAATGGTTGGAGATCCTTCCGGTAAATCCGATGAAAGGAATCTTCAGACAGAGGCTATGGTAGAACATAACCTTGCAGGGATGAAGAAACAACTTTCTAAATTCCTCAAATTTGAAGATGCCGGTAATGGAGCAGTCATGGTGAATAACAACGACTGGTTTAAAGACATGAACCTGTTTACTTTTATCAGAGATGTTGGAAAACACATTACGGTCAACTATATGATGGCTAAGGACAGTGTGAAAAGACGTTTGGATGGTGATTCCGGACTCTCTTTTACCGAATTCTGCTACCAGTTGATTCAGGGTTTTGATTTTTATTATTTATGGAAACACCATAATTGCCTCATTCAAATGGGCGGTTCTGATCAATGGGGTAACATTGTTACCGGTACGGAACTGATCAGACGCAAAGATGCAGGTACTGCCTTTGCGATTACCACTCAATTGATTAAAAAAGCAGACGGAACTAAATTTGGCAAGACTGAAAGTGGCGCCGTTTGGTTAGATCCTGAGAAAACTTCGCCTTATAAGTTCTATCAGTTTTGGTTAAATGCTTCTGATGATGATACCAAGAAGTGGATCAGGATCTTTACGTTAAAAACGAAGGAGGAAATTGAAGCGCTGGAAACAGAGCACGATGCTGCCCCTCATTTGCGCATCTTGCAAAAAGCATTGGCAGAGGACATCACCGTAAGGACACATTCTTTGGAAGCATTAGAGACTGCAATTAAGACTTCAGAGTTTTTATTTGGCAACGGTTCCTTAGAATTTTTTAATACTTTAACCGAGACACAGGTGCTGGAGATTTTTGAAGGAATTCCTCAGTTTTCTGTTTCAAAAGAAGAATTGCGCCTGGGCATTGATGCAGCTACTTTGCTGGCAGAGAAATCTTCGGTATTTCCTTCCAAAGGAGAAGCGAAGAAATTAATTCAGGGTGGCGGTGTATCGGTAAATAAAGAGAAATTAAAAGATGCTGCAGAAATGATCTCTGCAGATCACCTGTTAAATGACCAGTTCATTATCGTTCAGAAAGGAAAGAAAAACTATTTCCTGCTGGTCGTTAAATAACCATAAAAAATTAAGGTAAAAATCCCGGCTATAGAATAGACCGGGATTTTTTTATTGAACCAATAGGTTACAACCTCTGATATCGGCATTGTCAAAGCGGCCCAATACTTCAAAGGAACCATCAGGGAATAAGCGTCCCAGATCCTGGGTGGCAATAAAAGAGCAGGAATTGACATTGGCGAGATCAATGACATTGATCCCACCGCTACGGTTGTTGCTCAGTAAGGTTAGCGGGTCATTGGTATCTCTCAGATGGATTTTCATCCATGGCGGGCATTCGAAAATACCCGATCCTTTAGAGTAGGCCTGCGATAAGAGTTCCGTCATCCCATACTCGCTATGGATATCACTTACGCCAAAGCCATCCTGCAGGAGCTGATGTAATTCTTCTCTGACCATTTCTTTTCTTTTTCCTTTCATTCCGCCGGTTTCCATGACCACCAGCTCCGGGAAATCAATTTGATATTTCTCTATAAAATCAAGTAGGGCATAGGTCACACCAATCAAAATGGTTTTCTGACCTGCAGCTTTCAGCTGATTTAGTTTTTGATGTAATTCCTCGTGGTTGTGCAGGAAATATCCGCTATCCGGGTGTTTGCTGTCCCTGATCAGGGCATCCACCATATAAATTAAAGAAGAACCGTCGCGCTCCAGATAGGATGGAAGCAGTGCCAGGAAACAGGTGTTTTCAATCTTTCCGTAAAACTGTTCAAAGGCAAGGGTAAAACTTTGATCATAAACAGAAAGATCCGTAACCAGGTGTCTGCTTTGAATCATTCCTGTAGTACCGGAGCTGCTGAATGTGATTTCACTGGCCTCCTTGCTGCTCAGTATTTCATGTGTTTTAAAAAAGCTGATCGGCAGGTAAGGAATTTCTATCGAAGCTTTGATTTCTTCTGGTTTAATCCTTAGATGAGAAATGTATTCCTTGTAAATGCTACAGTTTTCTGCCTGATGTCTGAATACATTCAGGCAGCTTTCTTCAAACTGACTTTGATTGCTGATCGAAAATATTTGTTTAATTAAATCCTTCACCCGGCAAAAATACACAAGAATGTTTTAGTTTAGGCATTGGTTTTCTTAGATAACACCGCTTTTCTGAAGTGATATCCACAAATTCCACTGATTGCAGCAACGAAAGCACCTAAGAGGGTACTGACTACGAGTACCATCCACCAGACTTTTACATCCAGCATTTCCGCGATCCTTGAAGCTAAAAGATGCTGATTAGGAATGCTTTTAAACAACGCCATTCCCAACCAGAGTAAGAGGATGGCAAAGAAAGGAGACCAAAGGGAGATCTTCGCTGTTTTGCCTATTAGTCCGCAGGTTGCAAATGAAATTACAACAATCACCCACCAGGGTAAAACCATTTGCAGTAGGAAGGAAGCGATAAGTATAACTATAAAAACCATTGTATTATTTTTTGGTTATTTTTAATTGAGAAATTATTTTGGCATTAGGATCATCCGGGGATTTCATAAAGTAAAGGTCATACAATTTTCCACTTGCCCAGGTATCGATCATGTCATCATAGAAACGGCTTCCCGGATTTCCCGATTGTCCGCCCGGAAATACCCCGTGTCCTTTAGGAGTTTTACCCAATTCAATGACCATCCTCCAGGAAGGGCCATTACTTTCGCTAAGGGCGTCGATGGTCATTTTACCTCCACCAATCATCAGGGTTTTTGATCCGAAGCCAGGGATTTTTGCCAGGTGAGGTACATT comes from the Pedobacter sp. FW305-3-2-15-E-R2A2 genome and includes:
- the tyrS gene encoding tyrosine--tRNA ligase, with amino-acid sequence MTNFVEELRWRGMLQDIMPGTEEKLNEGMTSGYIGFDPTADSLHVGHLTQIMTLIHFQRAGHKPYALVGGATGMVGDPSGKSDERNLQTEAMVEHNLAGMKKQLSKFLKFEDAGNGAVMVNNNDWFKDMNLFTFIRDVGKHITVNYMMAKDSVKRRLDGDSGLSFTEFCYQLIQGFDFYYLWKHHNCLIQMGGSDQWGNIVTGTELIRRKDAGTAFAITTQLIKKADGTKFGKTESGAVWLDPEKTSPYKFYQFWLNASDDDTKKWIRIFTLKTKEEIEALETEHDAAPHLRILQKALAEDITVRTHSLEALETAIKTSEFLFGNGSLEFFNTLTETQVLEIFEGIPQFSVSKEELRLGIDAATLLAEKSSVFPSKGEAKKLIQGGGVSVNKEKLKDAAEMISADHLLNDQFIIVQKGKKNYFLLVVK
- a CDS encoding acyl transferase codes for the protein MKDLIKQIFSISNQSQFEESCLNVFRHQAENCSIYKEYISHLRIKPEEIKASIEIPYLPISFFKTHEILSSKEASEITFSSSGTTGMIQSRHLVTDLSVYDQSFTLAFEQFYGKIENTCFLALLPSYLERDGSSLIYMVDALIRDSKHPDSGYFLHNHEELHQKLNQLKAAGQKTILIGVTYALLDFIEKYQIDFPELVVMETGGMKGKRKEMVREELHQLLQDGFGVSDIHSEYGMTELLSQAYSKGSGIFECPPWMKIHLRDTNDPLTLLSNNRSGGINVIDLANVNSCSFIATQDLGRLFPDGSFEVLGRFDNADIRGCNLLVQ